A segment of the Campylobacter vulpis genome:
TGGCAGCTTATTTGGAAATTTATGATGTTTTAGCCGGAATTCGCAAAGGTGGAACTTTCTTACTTAATAGTATTTGGAATGCCGAAGAGACTATAAGGCAACTTCCTGATTTTGTGAAAAAAACCTTGGCTGAAAAAGAAGTGAATTTTTATATTATCAATGCTACCAAATTAGCTCGCGATATAGGGCTTGGAAATCGCACAAATACTATTATGCAATCAGCTTTTTTTAAACTTGCTAATATTATCCCTTACGAAGATGCACAAAAATTTATGAAGGAGCTTGCTTATAAATCTTATAGTAAAAAAGGCGATGCTATTGTTGAGATGAATTATAAAGCCATAGATATGGGTGCTGATGGACTTGTTAAAGTGGAAGTTAAACCTGAATGGAAAAATTTAGAAATCAAAGAAAAAGAGGAAGTTAATACTTACAAAGGCACGGAATTTGTAGAAAAAATCGTCAAACCTATGAACGCAGCTAAGGGAGATGATTTGCCCGTCTCGGCATTTTTGGGTTATGAAGATGGAAGTTTTGAACACGGCACGACCGAATTTGAAAAAAGGGGTGTAGGCGTTATGGTGCCACGCTGGATAGAGGCAAATTGTATCCAGTGCAATCAATGTGCATCTGTTTGCCCTCACGCTGTTATCCGTCCGTTTTTAATTAATGATGAAGAAATGGCAAAAGCCCCAAGAGGCGTGAAAGAACACGCTTTAGACGCTAAAGGAACTAAGGGAGAGAAATTAAGCTTTAAAATTCAAGTTTCTCCTCTTGATTGCACGGGTTGTGAGCTTTGTGTGCATGAATGCCCTACTAAAGAAAAGTCCTTAGTTATGGTGCCTTTACAAGAAGAAATGGACTTTGGTGAGCAAGAAAATGCGGATTATTTGTTTAAGCAAATTGAGTATAAAGACCATATTTTGAGTAAAGAAAGCGTTAAGGGAGCACAATTTGCACAGCCTTTATTTGAATTTCACGGGGCTTGTCCGGGTTGTGGAGAGACACCTTATATTACACTGATTACAAGGCTTTTTGGTGAGAGAATGATTATTGCAAATGCTACGGGTTGTAGTTCGATTTATGGAGGTTCTGCACCTTCTACGCCTTATAGAAAAAGTGTGAAAAATGGCTACGGACCTGCTTGGGCAAATTCCTTATTTGAGGATAATGCCGAGTTTGGCTTAGGTATGAAGATTGCGACTGAAAATACAAGAGAACGCATAGAAAGTATTATGAATGAAAATATTAATGCTGTTCCAAATGCTCTAAGTGCCTTATTTAAAGAATGGATAGCCAATAAAGACAAGGGCGAGGAATCCTTACAAATCCGTGATAAACTAGTCCCACTATTAGAGCAGCATCAAGATATTAAGGGCGTTAAAGACATTTTAAATTTAAAAAGCTTTTTGATGAAAAAATCACACTGGATTTTCGGCGGGGACGGCTGGGCTTATGATATAGGCTATGGAGGGCTTGATCATGTTTTAGCAAGTGGGGAAAATGTGAATATCTTAGTTATGGATACGGAAGTATATTCTAACACAGGTGGTCAAAGTTCTAAATCTTCACGCACGGGTGCGGTAGCACAATTTGCCGCTGCAGGTAAGCCTGTGCAGAAAAAAGACTTAGGGCAAATTGCTATGACTTATGGTTATATTTTTGTTGCACAAGTAAATTCAAGTGCAAACTATAATCATCTCATTAAGGTTTTAAAAGCTGCGGAGGCTTATGAGGGACCTTCTTTGGTGATAGCTTACTCTCCTTGTATCGCACATGGGATTAAGGGGGGGCTTGGTTATTCTGGTGAGCAAGGTGAATTAGCCACTAAGTGCGGTTACTGGCCTCTTTATACTTTTGATCCACGCCTTGAAGAAGAGGGGAAAAATCCTCTCACTATGGTAAGCAAAGAGCCTAATTGGGAGCTTTATGAATCGTTTTTGATGAATGAAGTGCGTTATAATTCCTTAAAAAAGGCTAATCCAC
Coding sequences within it:
- the nifJ gene encoding pyruvate:ferredoxin (flavodoxin) oxidoreductase, whose product is MSKIMKTMDGNEAAAYAAYAFTEVAGIYPITPSSPMADYTDMWAAAGKKNLFGMPVKLVEMQSEAGAAGSVHGSLQTGALTTTYTASQGLLLKIPNMYKIAGQLLPCVIHVAARSIASQALSIFGDHQDIYAARQIGFAMLCSHSVQETMDLAGVAHLAAIRGRVPFLHFFDGFRTSHEIQKIEVMDYSHFDRLLDREAVLAFRNSSLNPENPKTRGTAQNDDIYFQTRELTNRFYDALPDVVNDYMQEISKITGREYKPFTYYGHKEPERIVIAMGSVTQALEEVVDYLSAKGEKVGVFKVYLYRPFSLKYFFDVMPKSVKKIAVLDRTKEPGSLGEPLYVDVKTAFYGRENTPIIVGGRYGLSSKDVDPAQMLAVFENLKLDSPKDGFTVGINDDVTHTSLKTGEKIALGDESTIECLFYGLGADGTVGANKNSIKIIGDKTDFYAQAYFAYDSKKSGGYTRSHLRFSKKPIRSTYLVSTPHFVACSVAAYLEIYDVLAGIRKGGTFLLNSIWNAEETIRQLPDFVKKTLAEKEVNFYIINATKLARDIGLGNRTNTIMQSAFFKLANIIPYEDAQKFMKELAYKSYSKKGDAIVEMNYKAIDMGADGLVKVEVKPEWKNLEIKEKEEVNTYKGTEFVEKIVKPMNAAKGDDLPVSAFLGYEDGSFEHGTTEFEKRGVGVMVPRWIEANCIQCNQCASVCPHAVIRPFLINDEEMAKAPRGVKEHALDAKGTKGEKLSFKIQVSPLDCTGCELCVHECPTKEKSLVMVPLQEEMDFGEQENADYLFKQIEYKDHILSKESVKGAQFAQPLFEFHGACPGCGETPYITLITRLFGERMIIANATGCSSIYGGSAPSTPYRKSVKNGYGPAWANSLFEDNAEFGLGMKIATENTRERIESIMNENINAVPNALSALFKEWIANKDKGEESLQIRDKLVPLLEQHQDIKGVKDILNLKSFLMKKSHWIFGGDGWAYDIGYGGLDHVLASGENVNILVMDTEVYSNTGGQSSKSSRTGAVAQFAAAGKPVQKKDLGQIAMTYGYIFVAQVNSSANYNHLIKVLKAAEAYEGPSLVIAYSPCIAHGIKGGLGYSGEQGELATKCGYWPLYTFDPRLEEEGKNPLTMVSKEPNWELYESFLMNEVRYNSLKKANPQHASELFERNKKDAQRRYRQLKRIAMADYSDEKQGE